One Globicephala melas chromosome 4, mGloMel1.2, whole genome shotgun sequence genomic window carries:
- the RRP1B gene encoding ribosomal RNA processing protein 1 homolog B isoform X2: MAPAMQPAEIQFAQRLASHEKGIRDRAVKKLRQYISVKTQRETGGFSQEELLKIWKGLFYCLWVQDEPLLQEELANTISQLIHVVNSSEAQHLFIQTFWQTVNREWPDIDGLRLDKYHMLIRLVLRQSFEVLKRNGWEESRIKLFLDVLMKEILHPESQSPNGVKFHFIDIYLDELSKVGGKELLADQNLKFIDPFCKVAAKTKDQTLVQTIARGVFEVIVDQSPFAPEETVEEQKTKVGDSDLSEEETSGNEMTWRKAISRKKTALGRKEGVAEEGRRGGGGGVEDTGLLLQFDYKAVADRLLEITNRKNIPPFNRKRLSKLIKKFQDLSEGSISHLSFAEDASADEDDQSLSQGRHKKKGNKLLEKTGMERGKGAKFSPAEEEESAGSVPKRKRKKKKKNHLRPEHLGPGGEATCPEQNGSRQPEAGPGRAQEASAAELGTVATSWPREQSSSEPASVHSRRRRLRKRSLRVQVESPEAAALAGGTPVLKRTRELGALLVNGGGPPTLAWPLPPPASPADRGDCPATLPQGGKLKKRRRESGGHDLHDLSAQKAAVLKKRKKVKEMSKWAEHRGVKLVQALGSGGALSPLRKQLRTQRDFVKFDASSSPKPLFFRKAKGSGAATSPGPGLQPHRTPSSSKKVTFGLNRNTTAEFKKTDKSILVSPTGPSRVAFNPEQRPLHGVLKTPSSSPASTPLGTKKPLTGTPKRRPTAIDFF, translated from the exons ATGGCCCCCGCCATGCAGCCGGCCGAGATCCAGTTCGCTCAGCGCCTGGCGTCCCACGAGAAGGGCATCCGGGATCGGGCGGTGAAGAAGCTGCGCCAGTATATCAGCGTGAAGACGCAGAGGGAGACAG GAGGTTTCAGCCAAGAAGAACTTCTAAAAATATGGAAAGGGCTCTTCTATTGCCTGTGGGTGCAGGATGAACCCCTTCTACAG GAGGAGCTAGCGAACACTATATCCCAACTCATCCATGTTGTTAACAGCTCAGAGGCTC AGCACCTGTTCATCCAGACCTTCTGGCAAACCGTGAACCGGGAGTGGCCAGACATCGACGGGCTGCGTCTGGACAAGTACCACATG CTGATCCGTCTGGTCCTGAGGCAGTCCTTTGAAGTTCTGAAGCGAAACGGCTGGGAAGAAAG CCGAATCAAGCTTTTCCTGGATGTCTTGATGAAGGAGATCCTGCATCCTGAGAGCCAGTCTCCGAACGGAGTGAAATTCCACTTCATCGATATCTATCTGGATGAACTGTCCaaggtgggagggaaagag CTGCTGGCCGATCAGAACCTCAAGTTTATTGACCCATTCTGCAAGGTGGCCGCCAAGACTAAGGA CCAGACTCTGGTACAGACTATAGCTAGGGGTGTTTTTGAAGTCATTGTAGATCAGTCTCCTTTTGCACCTGAAGAGACGGTCGAGGAACAGAAAACCAAAGTGGGTGACAGTGACCTCTCTGAGGAAGAGACGTCTGGAAATGAGATGACGTGGAGAAAAGCAATCAGTAGAAAGAAAACAG CACTGGGCAGAAAAGAGGGAGTCGCTGAGGAAGGCAGACGGGGCGGTGGCGGAGGCGTGGAGGACACCGGGCTGCTTCTCCAG TTTGACTATAAGGCAGTTGCCGACCGACTCCTGGAAATAACCAACAGGAAGAACATCCCTCCCTTCAACAGGAAACGTCTCTCCAAGCTAATCAAAAA attCCAAGATCTTTCTgaag GCAGTATCTCACACCTCAGTTTTGCTGAGGACGCTTCTGCTGACGAAGATGACCAAAGCCTCAGTCAAGGGAGGCATAAGAAGAAAGGGAACAAACTTCTGGAGAAAACGGGCATGGAAAGAGGGAAAG GAGCCAAGTTCTCTCCTGCCGAGGAAGAGGAGAGCGCAGGCAGTGttccaaagaggaaaaggaaaaagaagaagaagaaccacCTCCGGCCTGAACACTTGGGGCCCGGTGGTGAGGCCACGTGCCCGGAGCAGAATGGCAGCCGGCAGCCGGAGGCCGGTCCCGGAAGAGCCCAGGAGGCGAGTGCGGCTGAGCTGGGGACGGTGGCCACGTCCTGGCCCCGGGAGCAGAGCAGCTCGGAGCCCGCCTCCGTGCACAGCAGGAGGAGACGACTGAGGAAGAGAAGCCTGAGGGTCCAGGTGGAGAGCCCGGAGGCAGCGGCCCTGGCTGGCGGCACCCCGGTCCTGAAGAGGACGCGCGAGCTGGGCGCCCTCCTGGTCAACGGCGGCGGCCCGCCCACGctggcctggcccctgccccctccagcGAGCCCAGCAGACAGAGGGGACTGCCCTGCCACCCTGCCCCAGGGCGGGAAGctgaagaaaaggaggagagagtcCGGCGGCCATGACCTCCACGACCTGTCTGCTCAGAAAGCTGCTGttttgaaaaagaggaagaaagtgaaagagaTGTCAAAGTGGGCGGAGCACAGAGGGGTCAAGCTCGTGCAGGCCCTG GGGAGCGGTGGCGCGCTCAGCCCTTTGAGGAAGCAGCTGAGGACCCAGAGGGACTTCGTGAAGTTTGACGCCTCCTCCTCCCCGAAGCCCCTGTTCTTCAGGAAGGCCAAGGGCAGCGGGGCCGCCACCTCGCCAGGCCCCGGGCTGCAG CCACACAGGACGCCGTCCAGCTCCAAGAAGGTGACGTTCGGGCTGAACAGGAACACGACGGCGG AATTCAAGAAGACGGACAAGAGCATCTTGGTCAGTCCCACGGGCCCCTCCCGGGTGGCCTTCAACCCTGAGCAGAGACCCCTCCACGGAGTGCTGAAGACCCCCAGCAGCTCGCCGGCCAGCACGCCCCTGGGGACCAAGAAGCCGCTGACCGGCACGCCAAAGAGGAGGCCGACGGCTATAGACTTCTTCTAG
- the RRP1B gene encoding ribosomal RNA processing protein 1 homolog B isoform X1 has translation MAPAMQPAEIQFAQRLASHEKGIRDRAVKKLRQYISVKTQRETGGFSQEELLKIWKGLFYCLWVQDEPLLQEELANTISQLIHVVNSSEAQHLFIQTFWQTVNREWPDIDGLRLDKYHMLIRLVLRQSFEVLKRNGWEESRIKLFLDVLMKEILHPESQSPNGVKFHFIDIYLDELSKVGGKELLADQNLKFIDPFCKVAAKTKDQTLVQTIARGVFEVIVDQSPFAPEETVEEQKTKVGDSDLSEEETSGNEMTWRKAISRKKTALGRKEGVAEEGRRGGGGGVEDTGLLLQFDYKAVADRLLEITNRKNIPPFNRKRLSKLIKKFQDLSEAGSISHLSFAEDASADEDDQSLSQGRHKKKGNKLLEKTGMERGKGAKFSPAEEEESAGSVPKRKRKKKKKNHLRPEHLGPGGEATCPEQNGSRQPEAGPGRAQEASAAELGTVATSWPREQSSSEPASVHSRRRRLRKRSLRVQVESPEAAALAGGTPVLKRTRELGALLVNGGGPPTLAWPLPPPASPADRGDCPATLPQGGKLKKRRRESGGHDLHDLSAQKAAVLKKRKKVKEMSKWAEHRGVKLVQALGSGGALSPLRKQLRTQRDFVKFDASSSPKPLFFRKAKGSGAATSPGPGLQPHRTPSSSKKVTFGLNRNTTAEFKKTDKSILVSPTGPSRVAFNPEQRPLHGVLKTPSSSPASTPLGTKKPLTGTPKRRPTAIDFF, from the exons ATGGCCCCCGCCATGCAGCCGGCCGAGATCCAGTTCGCTCAGCGCCTGGCGTCCCACGAGAAGGGCATCCGGGATCGGGCGGTGAAGAAGCTGCGCCAGTATATCAGCGTGAAGACGCAGAGGGAGACAG GAGGTTTCAGCCAAGAAGAACTTCTAAAAATATGGAAAGGGCTCTTCTATTGCCTGTGGGTGCAGGATGAACCCCTTCTACAG GAGGAGCTAGCGAACACTATATCCCAACTCATCCATGTTGTTAACAGCTCAGAGGCTC AGCACCTGTTCATCCAGACCTTCTGGCAAACCGTGAACCGGGAGTGGCCAGACATCGACGGGCTGCGTCTGGACAAGTACCACATG CTGATCCGTCTGGTCCTGAGGCAGTCCTTTGAAGTTCTGAAGCGAAACGGCTGGGAAGAAAG CCGAATCAAGCTTTTCCTGGATGTCTTGATGAAGGAGATCCTGCATCCTGAGAGCCAGTCTCCGAACGGAGTGAAATTCCACTTCATCGATATCTATCTGGATGAACTGTCCaaggtgggagggaaagag CTGCTGGCCGATCAGAACCTCAAGTTTATTGACCCATTCTGCAAGGTGGCCGCCAAGACTAAGGA CCAGACTCTGGTACAGACTATAGCTAGGGGTGTTTTTGAAGTCATTGTAGATCAGTCTCCTTTTGCACCTGAAGAGACGGTCGAGGAACAGAAAACCAAAGTGGGTGACAGTGACCTCTCTGAGGAAGAGACGTCTGGAAATGAGATGACGTGGAGAAAAGCAATCAGTAGAAAGAAAACAG CACTGGGCAGAAAAGAGGGAGTCGCTGAGGAAGGCAGACGGGGCGGTGGCGGAGGCGTGGAGGACACCGGGCTGCTTCTCCAG TTTGACTATAAGGCAGTTGCCGACCGACTCCTGGAAATAACCAACAGGAAGAACATCCCTCCCTTCAACAGGAAACGTCTCTCCAAGCTAATCAAAAA attCCAAGATCTTTCTgaag CAGGCAGTATCTCACACCTCAGTTTTGCTGAGGACGCTTCTGCTGACGAAGATGACCAAAGCCTCAGTCAAGGGAGGCATAAGAAGAAAGGGAACAAACTTCTGGAGAAAACGGGCATGGAAAGAGGGAAAG GAGCCAAGTTCTCTCCTGCCGAGGAAGAGGAGAGCGCAGGCAGTGttccaaagaggaaaaggaaaaagaagaagaagaaccacCTCCGGCCTGAACACTTGGGGCCCGGTGGTGAGGCCACGTGCCCGGAGCAGAATGGCAGCCGGCAGCCGGAGGCCGGTCCCGGAAGAGCCCAGGAGGCGAGTGCGGCTGAGCTGGGGACGGTGGCCACGTCCTGGCCCCGGGAGCAGAGCAGCTCGGAGCCCGCCTCCGTGCACAGCAGGAGGAGACGACTGAGGAAGAGAAGCCTGAGGGTCCAGGTGGAGAGCCCGGAGGCAGCGGCCCTGGCTGGCGGCACCCCGGTCCTGAAGAGGACGCGCGAGCTGGGCGCCCTCCTGGTCAACGGCGGCGGCCCGCCCACGctggcctggcccctgccccctccagcGAGCCCAGCAGACAGAGGGGACTGCCCTGCCACCCTGCCCCAGGGCGGGAAGctgaagaaaaggaggagagagtcCGGCGGCCATGACCTCCACGACCTGTCTGCTCAGAAAGCTGCTGttttgaaaaagaggaagaaagtgaaagagaTGTCAAAGTGGGCGGAGCACAGAGGGGTCAAGCTCGTGCAGGCCCTG GGGAGCGGTGGCGCGCTCAGCCCTTTGAGGAAGCAGCTGAGGACCCAGAGGGACTTCGTGAAGTTTGACGCCTCCTCCTCCCCGAAGCCCCTGTTCTTCAGGAAGGCCAAGGGCAGCGGGGCCGCCACCTCGCCAGGCCCCGGGCTGCAG CCACACAGGACGCCGTCCAGCTCCAAGAAGGTGACGTTCGGGCTGAACAGGAACACGACGGCGG AATTCAAGAAGACGGACAAGAGCATCTTGGTCAGTCCCACGGGCCCCTCCCGGGTGGCCTTCAACCCTGAGCAGAGACCCCTCCACGGAGTGCTGAAGACCCCCAGCAGCTCGCCGGCCAGCACGCCCCTGGGGACCAAGAAGCCGCTGACCGGCACGCCAAAGAGGAGGCCGACGGCTATAGACTTCTTCTAG
- the RRP1B gene encoding ribosomal RNA processing protein 1 homolog B isoform X4, with amino-acid sequence MLIRLVLRQSFEVLKRNGWEESRIKLFLDVLMKEILHPESQSPNGVKFHFIDIYLDELSKVGGKELLADQNLKFIDPFCKVAAKTKDQTLVQTIARGVFEVIVDQSPFAPEETVEEQKTKVGDSDLSEEETSGNEMTWRKAISRKKTALGRKEGVAEEGRRGGGGGVEDTGLLLQFDYKAVADRLLEITNRKNIPPFNRKRLSKLIKKFQDLSEAGSISHLSFAEDASADEDDQSLSQGRHKKKGNKLLEKTGMERGKGAKFSPAEEEESAGSVPKRKRKKKKKNHLRPEHLGPGGEATCPEQNGSRQPEAGPGRAQEASAAELGTVATSWPREQSSSEPASVHSRRRRLRKRSLRVQVESPEAAALAGGTPVLKRTRELGALLVNGGGPPTLAWPLPPPASPADRGDCPATLPQGGKLKKRRRESGGHDLHDLSAQKAAVLKKRKKVKEMSKWAEHRGVKLVQALGSGGALSPLRKQLRTQRDFVKFDASSSPKPLFFRKAKGSGAATSPGPGLQPHRTPSSSKKVTFGLNRNTTAEFKKTDKSILVSPTGPSRVAFNPEQRPLHGVLKTPSSSPASTPLGTKKPLTGTPKRRPTAIDFF; translated from the exons ATG CTGATCCGTCTGGTCCTGAGGCAGTCCTTTGAAGTTCTGAAGCGAAACGGCTGGGAAGAAAG CCGAATCAAGCTTTTCCTGGATGTCTTGATGAAGGAGATCCTGCATCCTGAGAGCCAGTCTCCGAACGGAGTGAAATTCCACTTCATCGATATCTATCTGGATGAACTGTCCaaggtgggagggaaagag CTGCTGGCCGATCAGAACCTCAAGTTTATTGACCCATTCTGCAAGGTGGCCGCCAAGACTAAGGA CCAGACTCTGGTACAGACTATAGCTAGGGGTGTTTTTGAAGTCATTGTAGATCAGTCTCCTTTTGCACCTGAAGAGACGGTCGAGGAACAGAAAACCAAAGTGGGTGACAGTGACCTCTCTGAGGAAGAGACGTCTGGAAATGAGATGACGTGGAGAAAAGCAATCAGTAGAAAGAAAACAG CACTGGGCAGAAAAGAGGGAGTCGCTGAGGAAGGCAGACGGGGCGGTGGCGGAGGCGTGGAGGACACCGGGCTGCTTCTCCAG TTTGACTATAAGGCAGTTGCCGACCGACTCCTGGAAATAACCAACAGGAAGAACATCCCTCCCTTCAACAGGAAACGTCTCTCCAAGCTAATCAAAAA attCCAAGATCTTTCTgaag CAGGCAGTATCTCACACCTCAGTTTTGCTGAGGACGCTTCTGCTGACGAAGATGACCAAAGCCTCAGTCAAGGGAGGCATAAGAAGAAAGGGAACAAACTTCTGGAGAAAACGGGCATGGAAAGAGGGAAAG GAGCCAAGTTCTCTCCTGCCGAGGAAGAGGAGAGCGCAGGCAGTGttccaaagaggaaaaggaaaaagaagaagaagaaccacCTCCGGCCTGAACACTTGGGGCCCGGTGGTGAGGCCACGTGCCCGGAGCAGAATGGCAGCCGGCAGCCGGAGGCCGGTCCCGGAAGAGCCCAGGAGGCGAGTGCGGCTGAGCTGGGGACGGTGGCCACGTCCTGGCCCCGGGAGCAGAGCAGCTCGGAGCCCGCCTCCGTGCACAGCAGGAGGAGACGACTGAGGAAGAGAAGCCTGAGGGTCCAGGTGGAGAGCCCGGAGGCAGCGGCCCTGGCTGGCGGCACCCCGGTCCTGAAGAGGACGCGCGAGCTGGGCGCCCTCCTGGTCAACGGCGGCGGCCCGCCCACGctggcctggcccctgccccctccagcGAGCCCAGCAGACAGAGGGGACTGCCCTGCCACCCTGCCCCAGGGCGGGAAGctgaagaaaaggaggagagagtcCGGCGGCCATGACCTCCACGACCTGTCTGCTCAGAAAGCTGCTGttttgaaaaagaggaagaaagtgaaagagaTGTCAAAGTGGGCGGAGCACAGAGGGGTCAAGCTCGTGCAGGCCCTG GGGAGCGGTGGCGCGCTCAGCCCTTTGAGGAAGCAGCTGAGGACCCAGAGGGACTTCGTGAAGTTTGACGCCTCCTCCTCCCCGAAGCCCCTGTTCTTCAGGAAGGCCAAGGGCAGCGGGGCCGCCACCTCGCCAGGCCCCGGGCTGCAG CCACACAGGACGCCGTCCAGCTCCAAGAAGGTGACGTTCGGGCTGAACAGGAACACGACGGCGG AATTCAAGAAGACGGACAAGAGCATCTTGGTCAGTCCCACGGGCCCCTCCCGGGTGGCCTTCAACCCTGAGCAGAGACCCCTCCACGGAGTGCTGAAGACCCCCAGCAGCTCGCCGGCCAGCACGCCCCTGGGGACCAAGAAGCCGCTGACCGGCACGCCAAAGAGGAGGCCGACGGCTATAGACTTCTTCTAG
- the RRP1B gene encoding ribosomal RNA processing protein 1 homolog B isoform X3 has protein sequence MLQRAKKTHKLDLLFLCHSFIGSTEELANTISQLIHVVNSSEAQHLFIQTFWQTVNREWPDIDGLRLDKYHMLIRLVLRQSFEVLKRNGWEESRIKLFLDVLMKEILHPESQSPNGVKFHFIDIYLDELSKVGGKELLADQNLKFIDPFCKVAAKTKDQTLVQTIARGVFEVIVDQSPFAPEETVEEQKTKVGDSDLSEEETSGNEMTWRKAISRKKTALGRKEGVAEEGRRGGGGGVEDTGLLLQFDYKAVADRLLEITNRKNIPPFNRKRLSKLIKKFQDLSEAGSISHLSFAEDASADEDDQSLSQGRHKKKGNKLLEKTGMERGKGAKFSPAEEEESAGSVPKRKRKKKKKNHLRPEHLGPGGEATCPEQNGSRQPEAGPGRAQEASAAELGTVATSWPREQSSSEPASVHSRRRRLRKRSLRVQVESPEAAALAGGTPVLKRTRELGALLVNGGGPPTLAWPLPPPASPADRGDCPATLPQGGKLKKRRRESGGHDLHDLSAQKAAVLKKRKKVKEMSKWAEHRGVKLVQALGSGGALSPLRKQLRTQRDFVKFDASSSPKPLFFRKAKGSGAATSPGPGLQPHRTPSSSKKVTFGLNRNTTAEFKKTDKSILVSPTGPSRVAFNPEQRPLHGVLKTPSSSPASTPLGTKKPLTGTPKRRPTAIDFF, from the exons ATGCTTCAAAGAGCAAAGAAGACACATAAATTAGATTTATTATTTCTCTGTCACAGTTTCATAGGTTCCACG GAGGAGCTAGCGAACACTATATCCCAACTCATCCATGTTGTTAACAGCTCAGAGGCTC AGCACCTGTTCATCCAGACCTTCTGGCAAACCGTGAACCGGGAGTGGCCAGACATCGACGGGCTGCGTCTGGACAAGTACCACATG CTGATCCGTCTGGTCCTGAGGCAGTCCTTTGAAGTTCTGAAGCGAAACGGCTGGGAAGAAAG CCGAATCAAGCTTTTCCTGGATGTCTTGATGAAGGAGATCCTGCATCCTGAGAGCCAGTCTCCGAACGGAGTGAAATTCCACTTCATCGATATCTATCTGGATGAACTGTCCaaggtgggagggaaagag CTGCTGGCCGATCAGAACCTCAAGTTTATTGACCCATTCTGCAAGGTGGCCGCCAAGACTAAGGA CCAGACTCTGGTACAGACTATAGCTAGGGGTGTTTTTGAAGTCATTGTAGATCAGTCTCCTTTTGCACCTGAAGAGACGGTCGAGGAACAGAAAACCAAAGTGGGTGACAGTGACCTCTCTGAGGAAGAGACGTCTGGAAATGAGATGACGTGGAGAAAAGCAATCAGTAGAAAGAAAACAG CACTGGGCAGAAAAGAGGGAGTCGCTGAGGAAGGCAGACGGGGCGGTGGCGGAGGCGTGGAGGACACCGGGCTGCTTCTCCAG TTTGACTATAAGGCAGTTGCCGACCGACTCCTGGAAATAACCAACAGGAAGAACATCCCTCCCTTCAACAGGAAACGTCTCTCCAAGCTAATCAAAAA attCCAAGATCTTTCTgaag CAGGCAGTATCTCACACCTCAGTTTTGCTGAGGACGCTTCTGCTGACGAAGATGACCAAAGCCTCAGTCAAGGGAGGCATAAGAAGAAAGGGAACAAACTTCTGGAGAAAACGGGCATGGAAAGAGGGAAAG GAGCCAAGTTCTCTCCTGCCGAGGAAGAGGAGAGCGCAGGCAGTGttccaaagaggaaaaggaaaaagaagaagaagaaccacCTCCGGCCTGAACACTTGGGGCCCGGTGGTGAGGCCACGTGCCCGGAGCAGAATGGCAGCCGGCAGCCGGAGGCCGGTCCCGGAAGAGCCCAGGAGGCGAGTGCGGCTGAGCTGGGGACGGTGGCCACGTCCTGGCCCCGGGAGCAGAGCAGCTCGGAGCCCGCCTCCGTGCACAGCAGGAGGAGACGACTGAGGAAGAGAAGCCTGAGGGTCCAGGTGGAGAGCCCGGAGGCAGCGGCCCTGGCTGGCGGCACCCCGGTCCTGAAGAGGACGCGCGAGCTGGGCGCCCTCCTGGTCAACGGCGGCGGCCCGCCCACGctggcctggcccctgccccctccagcGAGCCCAGCAGACAGAGGGGACTGCCCTGCCACCCTGCCCCAGGGCGGGAAGctgaagaaaaggaggagagagtcCGGCGGCCATGACCTCCACGACCTGTCTGCTCAGAAAGCTGCTGttttgaaaaagaggaagaaagtgaaagagaTGTCAAAGTGGGCGGAGCACAGAGGGGTCAAGCTCGTGCAGGCCCTG GGGAGCGGTGGCGCGCTCAGCCCTTTGAGGAAGCAGCTGAGGACCCAGAGGGACTTCGTGAAGTTTGACGCCTCCTCCTCCCCGAAGCCCCTGTTCTTCAGGAAGGCCAAGGGCAGCGGGGCCGCCACCTCGCCAGGCCCCGGGCTGCAG CCACACAGGACGCCGTCCAGCTCCAAGAAGGTGACGTTCGGGCTGAACAGGAACACGACGGCGG AATTCAAGAAGACGGACAAGAGCATCTTGGTCAGTCCCACGGGCCCCTCCCGGGTGGCCTTCAACCCTGAGCAGAGACCCCTCCACGGAGTGCTGAAGACCCCCAGCAGCTCGCCGGCCAGCACGCCCCTGGGGACCAAGAAGCCGCTGACCGGCACGCCAAAGAGGAGGCCGACGGCTATAGACTTCTTCTAG